From Selenomonadales bacterium, the proteins below share one genomic window:
- the tatA gene encoding twin-arginine translocase TatA/TatE family subunit, with translation MFHMGMTELILVLVIVLIVFGPKKLPEIGKSLGKSLKEFKQETNSEKKAEDTAVLAETKKEEKQEDNAK, from the coding sequence ATGTTTCATATGGGAATGACTGAATTGATATTAGTATTGGTCATTGTACTTATCGTGTTTGGACCGAAAAAATTGCCCGAGATCGGCAAATCGCTTGGTAAAAGTTTGAAAGAGTTCAAACAAGAAACAAATAGTGAGAAAAAAGCAGAAGATACGGCTGTTCTTGCTGAAACAAAAAAAGAAGAGAAGCAAGAAGACAACGCAAAATAA